CCATATCGATATTGAAGCACCATTTATAGTCCATCCTAGAATTACATTGAATATACCAAGTATGCCCTTGGTGCTAGTATAGATTATAAGACATAAGGTTAAAGGGGAAAGTTTTGGTTTTAAAATATTGTGTGAAGAATGAGAGGTTCTCTTCTTTAAAACCTAATTGCTATCTCTAGggggaattagatcatctaattctagagtatcaactagatgcttctcataatcttatagtttccaatttaattgggtagaaattgtaaattatttgagaagaatctccattattaggttcttcctttattcaaagggtagaagaaactaaattggTTGATTGTTTATTCttttcaagttatcaatttcaaATTATTTTCATTGTAAGCTTCCTCTTCTCATCATTTGGTATCAAGAGCTTTGGTTTGATTCTCAAGGGGAAAAGGTGGTGATTGGTGAAGATACTTGTTCTTGAGATGAACACTACTAATCTCTTTATCAagtattttgggttgatttttatgttctttgaTAGTATTTTCAAATTGGGATTTTCAATCTTATATTGATTTCACTATGGTTTATAAAAGAGAAGTTAATTTGGGTAGGATTCATTCAAAGGATGTGTTAATGAATATTGTACATGAAGTGTTCGATGATATGTATCTAAGATGagagaaatttgtgaagaatattATTGGAAACTTGTAAGTGTCCATGAACAAGAAAGGATTCTACCTAATGATTGTGATGATGTAAGTGAACTAGATGTATCAATTTTGGTTGGTGGATGTGAGGATAAACAAAGTTCCCACaaggtgtttgataaaatgtctcCACCAAAATTTTATAGTTATTTGAGTCATGAGGAAAATGAAATAGTGGGTGTTCTTCCGATCTATCAAGATGGCATGAATGTGGATCAAATGTTTGATTATTTTCCTATCATGGACCAAATTCTATCACGTAAGAATCAAGAGAAAGAAGAATACAATCCTTTGTGTTTAATTTTTGATGAGGTAGTTAATGGTAGTGAAGTAAAATATTTTGGTGTACCAAATATGATATTGAATTGGAAAATTCTATGTTAGAAGCATCTCAAGCACAATTTCAAGTATGTGAACCGACTATCGGAAGCAAGCATTCACACAGGCTACAACAAAATGGGGAGGCAATATATATGAATCCAATTTGGGCTTTCATTGAAGATAAGTTTCATGGTTGTAGTATTCGTGAAAAATTGAGAGAGATGCTTGGTATTTCTTTAGTACTTGGGGATGCTCTTAACTATGACCACAAGATGCTTCATTTGGTGAGTAACTACAATGGAAGGTATAGAGGTAGAATTGTCTTCAAACAAGGAAGAAGTTCAAGCACTAATGGAGAATATGCTTTGGAGAATTCGTGGACGAATTTGTGAAAAAAAGGGGAGGATGATGTATTTACAAACCAAGAAATACTTGTTGTGTCATTACTACTTGGGGATGCTCTCAACTATGACCACAAAGTGCTACATTTGGTGAGTAATTATAATGGAAGGTGTAGAGGTAGAATCGTCTTCAAGAAAGGAAGAAGTTCAAGCACAAATGGAGAATACGCTTTGAAGAATTCGGGGACGAATTTGTTTAAAGAAGGGGAGGATGATGTATTGTGGATGTCCCATATCGATATTGAAGCACCATTTATAGTCCATCCTAGATTTACATTGAATATGCCAAGTATGCCCTTGGTGCTAGTATAAATTATAAGACATTAGGCTAAAGGGGAAAGTTTTGGTTTTAGAATATTGTGTGAAGAATGAGAGGTTCTCTTCTTTAAAACCTAATTGCTATCTCTAGggggaattagatcatctaattctagagtatcaactagatgtctctcataatcttatagtttccaatttaattgggtagaaattgtaaattatttgagaagaatctccattattaggttcttcctttatttaaagggtagaagaaactaaattggttgattttttatcctttttaagttatcaatttcaatttattttcattgtAAGTTTCCGCTTCTCATCAGATCCACTCACAAAACCTACAAAAAAACTTCTAAAATCATCAATCTTCATCGTAGGAATCCTGATTCACCCACCATCATCATCCCCAGGGAATACTCCGGAATTTTGGAaaccatgaagtgatagcttgtaccgaatgtgaatgcttcccccttttcctccaagtagcgcactTTCACGACATCATGCTACAAAATcacaacacaaacttactttgttagtggtgtttaataGGAACATCAAACAACTTGgattacgtaaaataaaccacaaaaatacttacaaattattCAATGGAGAAACTAAAGTGGCTAGCATTCAAAATCCGTTTTTGGatagctaaaaaagcaagtatcgcattttctatgactaggtgcctatcatggacttgttgaacacttcttccattaggattcccaaactcttgcctatATTTGTTTTATAACCTTTCCCAAAAGGTTACGGCATCCACCCTTATGGAGGACTGATTTCTAACTCAAGTTTCCGCGTACCATGCTTTTGGTGGTGCATAAATTTTCagttgaatcaaatgatgccattgtgGAGGTATAAAATGAGTAGTTTTGGATTAAATTGAGTGAGAGAGAATAAAATGAgcaattttggggaaaatggggtCCAAGGATGAGGTCTCTATATATAGAAAAACTCCCTAACGACTAtttgtttttttgaaaaaagtgaaataatCGGTCTTCTCAAAGGTCTGTAAAATCCGATTGTGTTTTTATACCAGAAGGTTTCGGTCTTTCTTGTGACCAATATAAACTGATTAAAGACATGTAAAAAAATGAATTTTCACCGACATTAATCGGTTTATACAAATGCATATGTGATCCGATTGTAGCTTGAGAAACATACTGGAAAAATAGCATTTCTAAGGCATGAAGATTCGGACTATACTTACCCCACACGTAAACCGATTCCTTTATGGAATatatacaatcggtttatgttgacatatcgagtagCCCGATTGTTTACATGTCAGGCTAGAATTATTGAGcaacacataattataattaatacTTTAAGTTCATTAAGTTCAACACAATGATCATCCAAAATACAAACCTTAACCATCCCAAAAGAGTGTTAAAAAATTAAAACAACCACAAGTTTTataaacttaaacttttaatatctaaaacttaaagggaaagagcactagcatcaacagcagcagcacaaccgggagcatttgcagcagcatcagcagcagcaccacaatcAGCAGGATCACCAGcatcaccagcaacaccaccgtCAAGAGTAGCAGCTTTTGCTTCAGCCATGGCTTGATATTGAGCCATTTCTTCCCACATACTTTCCATGAATCCATGACGATCCCTCCCAGCTgaaatcatgtttctccttgTCCTAGTGAACCTCATTACCTCATAAAGCTCTTCTAGTGCAAGCTTTTCTATCAATGCGAGGGCTTATTCAAGACGGGTCTCACGCCCAAAAGCAAACTTATAGAGGCTTCTTTCTGGCACTGGTTCTGGTTCCCTAAGAATATCCTCCAGGGTGAGCTCTCGGGTGTAAAACGTTAGGTGTCCGAAGTCCATatctacataaaaaataaaaaaaaataaaaatcaagttaACAGTCGGTACATAACTAAATATATATAATTCGATTCTCAACAACAAAACACACATGAATATCAAACATACACAATCGATTTTTGTGATACATATATAAACGAGTAGTGCTATCACGCGCAGCTGCGCGGGAAAGCAGTATAAGCAAGCTGCTTATACACCATTAGATCATATCATGTGTGGTTGGATTGAATTCGTGTCATTTTTTCTAATAAGCTACAGCCGGCCAAGTTAATCTATTAGACAAAAATCCTTTAAGTTTATTTTGTATGCATCATACGTCCTTTCACTTTTACTTTTTTGTCATGTTTAGTTCCTTGAATTGTATGTACTTGCAGATCCCTTCCAGTCTGAAATTTTCACTTCCATATATGTTCTTTAGATTTTAGGGTTGACTCACAAATTAAAAGGAATTAAGATAGAGTATTTGGGACAGATGAGTTTGCAAGCATGGGTAGCTAGGTATGTAAGTAAAAGATTGGTTTTCTCATAATGGGTGtgtgatgagaaatccttcaCTAAGATTCTTATGTTATTTAATGGTGAAAAGCGATTCATGGTTTAATTCTGAAAGTTGATTTTCAATGTGAGTTTTGGATTTGCAGTTGCTTCTTCCTAGAAAgtatttgggttttttttttaagaacccaaatctttatttttattttaagaaatttgataacTATATCAGTTGATCAATACATGGAGTTATTGGAATTTTATAGATGGAGATTGATATTATGTGAGTTTTGGATTTGCAATTGCTTCTGCCTTAgatagtatttggtttgtttttttaagaacccaaatctttatttttattttaagaaatttgataacTATATCAGTTGATCAATACATGGAGTTATTGGAGTTTTATAGATGGAGATTGATATTATGTGGTGTTGGTGGATTAATGATGGAAGCTCAAAAGTGCAACACCGAGCTTTTCAATTTGTAGGACTAGTACATCTGTACATGGGTTGAGCagattcattctttttcttttctagttGCAGTAGAAGAACATGGTGTTCTGAAAACTTCAGATAATTGTAAAACAAACCTCTGCTTCTTCCCTAGGACATAAAATGAATTCAAAGCGAACTAAAAGGACTTTTTGCTGATACATTATATTTTTGCCAGCCGTGCCTTTTTGAGAAAGATCACATACTGTACAAGATATGATCTGACGGTGTACAAACCGCTTGCTTATACAGCTTTCCCATGCAGTTGCGCGGGACAACACTGCTCTATATAAACACCGATTGTGGAATGAAATCTGAAGAGACAATCTTAATCGGTAAATTAACAAGCACATAAAACCCGATTATGGGATGGCatagttaaaaaataaaaattgtaccCAGAATCAGATTATTCTTAAttacttataaaccgattctggtgatgtattttcatatttcGTTTCTAAAcctagaatcggttgatgttattcatcatataaaccgattactgtgcatgctcttcatggacgaagaacaaaacccagaatcggtttattcgataagttaacataaaccgattctgggtgtaaTCAGAGATTTTGATGGACGAAAATCGAAGAATcaaacatgtaaatcaatgaagaaatgCGAATCATAAAATGCGTTGATGTAGATATACCTTTTTGttggttggatcgaagatcgtTGGAGAagaggatcaaaaaaaaaattgattagggttttgagaatttggaaagattaaGATGAAAATCGAAAGTTTTTTAGGCGTAGGTTTTTTTATAttttggatttactgaaaatgGAAAGATTAGTATTTATATGAGCTTGTTCTAGGAATTAATGTGtgggtaaattagtatttttgagaattttggtaATCCATAACAATTTGGTGGAGTGAAAAGGAAAATTTGATAAACCCCAATTTAACTAGGTAGATATAACCTTTTGGTCCCAAAGAAAAGTATCACATGTCCCCCATTTAAAAGGTCACCCAGACACTTTTCACTGAAAAGCCAATGTTGACCCAAGTCTCTCCGTATTGACTAAAATTTCGGAAAATTTCTTTGACCTATAAGACCTTAAAAAAGGTTGGGCACTAGGAAACCTCCTAGGATCAGAGACAGGAATGATTGAATTAAACAGAACTAATATCAAGAAATGCCAAAGAACTTTTCATTTTTGTTGGTAATGTTTGTCTTCAATTTAGAAATACGATTTTACTGCTTTATCTAAACAAATTAGCAAAAGAAGTTACAGCTTCGATTACTACCCGAAATTTTTTCACTGAATTTTTGGTTAGTCAATTGAGATGCTGTTTCTTAACAAACTAAGAAGAAATTCCTTTCCTACTTAATTTAAACTACGTAACCTCTTTCTAATTAAATTAGTAATTaccaaaacataaaaaaaaacaaaattgaaggaaagaaaaagaataattagAATTAACGATGTATTTTTATTCGATTTTGGATCTATAGTTTAACGACAAGTACATGGAGCAAGGATCGACACCCTCAATAAGTAATCAACGAATAAAACATAATAATCGGCCACGAATAAAATCGCGAAAAATTCCCTTTTACACATGCACCTGGTCTATGTCCCGCCTACAACAATGATCGACGTTTACTTTTATACAAGAGGGGATTAGTGGAATGATCAAGAACGATTATTTCAGCTAGTTATTATGACTGCAGTACTACTTCCACTGTCTGGCATTCCTTTGCAGTTTAAGATGGAGGAATCAAGGTGCCGACGTAACCAAACCCCATGACATAAAACGCAACCGTTTGGCCGAACAGGTAAACAAAGTACCAGTACTTCCCAAACATAGCGTCATAACACGCGCACACTAAAATGTACGTTCCCATGCCTAGCTCTAACAAATGTAGCCTGTTCatgaaacaaacaaacaaatcaaaatcagatACATTGAAAATTTTGTATCTGAAATGTACGCATTTGTAGTTTGGAACTTTAAGGGAGAAGTGTAGCATGTAATTACCTTTCTCTGAATGCGGAAAATCTTGATTTCTTTGACGATTTTATGTCTGGTTTATTATTATCTTTGGGTTTTAGTAGAGTATCTCCTAACTTCTCTGTAACAACCCATTCGTTTACTCTTCCACCGGCTTCTAGTATGCCGATTAAAGTACCTTTCGAACGATGCAGAGACAttacattttcaaagagaacCCAAAAAATCACCAAGTGAATTGACCTGCAACGAATCAATGTGGCAATGATTAAACGATGTATTAGAGCGAATAATGGTAAATTTATGGGATTGAAAAATTACCGTGGTGTTTCAATTGCATTCAGGACAGTTATAATTGTTGGCACATAAAACACACCCCATATCGGAACCACAACTTCCGGAAAGAACACGCACGTCGGAATTACCACGCAGTAAAAAGAGAAGGTTACAATATGAGCTATGATCTTTCTTACAAGGAAAAAGCTGTATATCACATGCACTTTCTGCCACAAGTCCACCCTCTGTATACGAAAATAGTACAATTACCACAAGattgattttcctttttaatTATGAACAATTTTtgatataaaaaatataaattacCTGGTTTCTAATGATTTCTATAACCATTTTTCTGAATAAATTTGCAGGCCCACAAGACCATCTATGTTGTTGGTACCTAAAGGCCTTGAAAGTACTTGGTAATTCACTTTTCACCTTCACATATCAAATATATAGAGTTACTTAAGTTAGGTTACCAGTGATTCATTTTCACTCTCTCAGTATAACAGAATTACGTACATTGCTGATAAAATTTCGATCTCGTATAATTACTATCATCGCTCAACGATTTTACTAGTCTGTTAAACAGATATTTCAAAAGTGTAATAAAGCAATATGTAAAAATTATTACTAGAATTAACATTTTTTATACAAAACGTGGGCAAAAGTGATGACTGGGAGAATCTGTACTTGATAGTGTCTTTCTTTTGTTTATGGTTTAAATAGGGAATACCGCAAAGCAAACCAGTCACTACATCTCAAATCCGACTCGAAAGTAGTATTGTATAATTTTTTAACGATCACTTGCATAATTTTATATGTTTGGACGTGAGGTTTAAAGTTCACCGTCAGTTGCTTATTCAGGGGATAAATATGATATACCTTGATTGCGCCAACGTAGACGAATTTCCAACCCTTGAGACTAGCACGAACAGCCAGATCCATGTCCTCAACAGTTGTGCGATCTTTCCATCCTCCAGCTTCTCTAATAGCAGCAATTCTCCAAACACCAGCAGTACCATTGAAACCAAAGAAAGCGTAGGTCGATGAACCAACTTCTTGTTCAACCCTGAAATGGTAATTCAGCGACATCTCCTGGACTCGCGTCATCAAACACTCGTTCGCATTCACTGCACATATTTACATTTTACATTCAGCAACGCGTTCAAATTTTCAGCATCCACCAAGTAGAGATAAAAAGTGAAATCCAACTACTGTTTTACCCCATAAAATAAATTATCTAGAAGATTTTTATGGATTCTTCTAAAGTGTCTTTCACTGTATCCACATAATTGGTATAACTCTCAGTGATTTGTAATGGAATCTATCTACACTTCTAGTGCTTATTTTATAGTGCAGGCGAAAGGGATAGCACGTACTATTAAAACTGACACTGTCTACAAAAAAGAAGGTTCGCTTCATGTAATATataatattatttgtttgattaatGATATAGAAATCAAATTAGTTAACTTCATAACCAGTACTATTAATGGAGATAGATTATTACCAAACTTCCAACGAGCTTGGACGAGTCCAACCTCAGGGTTATGAACAAAATATGGAATGCTTTTGTAGAGAAAGTCAGGATCAGGTTGGAAATCAGCGTCGAAAATGGTAACGAAGTCGCACATATCAACATAGCTATGTTTCAATCCTTCTTTCAGAGCTCCAGCTTTGTATCCGTTTCGATTTCTTCTAATTTCGTACTTGATGTTTATTCCTTTACTTGCCCACATTTGACATTCAATTTCCACCAAGTCCTGTAATTCAAATAATTCCGGCATCACAAACCCTAAACAGCTAGTAGATCACATATAAACTGTTTGTGCATGCGCTTAATTAATTAAACCCTCGATGGCAAAATATTAAGTGTCTCAAAAGTGAGTATATTAGATTATTTTTTCCGGCATGCACGTGTAGTGTTATTTTGAGCCTAATATAGTGCTTATTTTATAAGGTGGTTGTGGAGTTTGCTCGGTGGTCGTATGACCAAGTTATGACTCATGAAACCCTATTAAGTAAAAAAGTTGAATTTTCTATGACTTTGGTGCGCTAAAGAATTGGAACCATTGTATTTTCAACAAATATATAATGATCGGTGATGACCTTGATTACTGGATCAGTAGAATCATCGAGAACTTGAATGATTATTCGATCAGAGGGCCATGAAAGAGCACATGCTGCACCAATGGAAAGCTGATAGACCTGTATCATAAGATATCAACCATGAAAAAAGTGTTATAATGATCACAACTAGTTTTGTCTCCAAATCCATAAAGAAAAACACTATAAAGTGAGTGCTGGAATCATAATGAATACAGGGAAGAAATCAACTTTTTACATTATTTTAAAAACGTTTTATTTGTAGGGATTTTGTTTACCCACGCTTACGTTGTGCATACGTATGACTATAATTTGGAAGACGACAAGTGAAAGGCTGTTGCAGCAGAAATGAAGGATTCAAAGAAACAGGGATGAGATGAACTAATCACCTCTTTTTCATTGTACATTGGAATCTGAACAAGAACCATCGGGTAATTTGAGTTACCCAACTCGACGTCGTCTTTCATCTCTTCCCATTTGTAACGCTTCTCCGGTTTTCGACCAGAGAGTTTTACGATGAGTATCACTACACCCATGTAAAGCCGTTCGATGAACAGCATAACTGACATTGTTAAACAAAGAAAAACTGCAACTTTCAAAGTGGGAATTAGTATGAATTCTCTCATCTGGCGCCATATTACTCCAAGCTCTTGAGTGATTACACCGTCTTTCGTCAATCGAAATACTGCTTCTGAAATCAACGAAACCAAATCCATAGTTTCTCTTCACTCTCACTCTCACTCTCAGTGTCTGTCTATATACAGCTTGAAGACAAGTACAACTTTGGGAAAATAAAATACTTATGCCTGCTGCCTTAAAGCTTTTGGCATGTCTGCACTATTGTTTTGCTTTTGCATGTTTGCACTATTGTATACTAAGCTCACTTCACTCGTCTTTTATATATGTAGTGAGAATTGTGTTCAACAAACGTTCAACAACTGAAGAAACGCACTTCAGTCTAATCACTTTCACGCGCACTCCAATTCAAGCGAAAAACACATGTTTCAATAGTAAGCATTATTATACAGTGGACAAATACTTTTATGATAAAAAATCTAAATTTTTGGTTAAAATGGATTTTGTCAGTTAATTCTTTATGGTTGCAAGCCCTGGCTAGCACACAGTGGTATCTGTTGACGATGGTCCGAGTAAAATACTTTCATCGTCTGCACACACTTTAAAGAAAAATCAGGAGAGTAATTTGTATCTTCCGTAAACTCTTAATCCCGAACGACATCaagtgtagttttttttttattatttttttttgatgaataaaGAATTTAGTGTTGTCTATGGTATCATCACACAAAAGACTTTACTTCAGTACCATAGTGATATCGTCTCAATTATAGTTTTCTTAAGAAATTAGAAATACATCTTGAAGAACATTGAGTACAAAAGTATTTCTTCTCTTATGGGACAGAATGAGCTGTAGAAGATAATGAAAATAatttgacttgggtttataaagTCCTAGAGTTTGTGGATCTCTTTTGAATTTACCAGTACTTCGAATTTCAAACAATtgacagaaaaaataaaaactgaCCAGAtcgatcaaaataaataaataattatgacGAATTTTATACCAAGTATTGAGTTCTCAACTATAGATCACAGGGCAATTCTGCAGTATGCACAATATTCTTTCACAGAATTAGGAAAGAGTTATCGTCGAAATTATGCATTGAACACCGGAATTCTTAACTACCTTGTGGCATCATGATATGGAGCCCCATCGACGAGATTATCCCAAAATCATCATTTGTATAAGACctgaataaaaatgatttttgaagataaaaaagaaaaaactgtaGTACTCAAGATCGTAATGActgttttttctcttttcttctgcTGTAGTGCTTTTTAGGGTCCCCTTAAAGCCTAAACTTAATCTCCGAAAAGCAGGAACCACCCTTATCTTAGACAAAACATATGATgacatctcaaaaaaaaaaaaaaagagtgaaaagaaaaaaaaaaaaaaaaaaaaaaaaaaaaaagctcacGAGTTAGAAAGTAAAACACATTTGAGTTAGTTGTGCACTGTACAGATAGTTCTTAACTGCTTAGTACTACAACTTGGCAGACAGTGATGGGAAGCGTACAGAGTAGAGCTACTACTCCAGCAATTTGTACATAAGTCCTACTTTGCCGTGCATTCAACTTAATGTCAAGTGTCTGTTGTTTTGAGACTTCACTAGTGTCTTTGTGCAGAGGATGCGATAGTACCGAAAGAAACCTATCAAGAAGAAGAACCAGTATCGATGTATATTCATCATGTCGTGCCCACCTTCCTACCCCACACAAGTCTTTATACTTTATACTAATGTGTGCTTAATATAATACTGTTGTTTTCAGCTCTTCATTGTGTTTAAACGGTACGATTTAGTTTTAGTTATGATTATATCAAATTCAACAATAACTCTTGACCCACAGTGGGAAATTACCCGTGGAATCTCAACTATTGAGTCAAAATTTTGTAATCAGTGAACGGTGATCCATGATATCCACTGCCTAGATCGAGTCATTCTTCAAATCGAAAGGTTTCCCAAGAAGAACTTCGGTTTTACCCTCGATGGATATAAAACTACTCTTATACGTATGGTTCTTGACATCTTTAAAACTACTCTTATACGTATGGTTCTTGACATCTTTTTCGTCAAAGGTTGCACTATTATTTGATCAGATCTTCTTAAAGTTTGTCTATTAAAAAGCACCATGTTACATAATACCGCAGGGACATGCCTGTGAAGGGGCAATTGAACTTCCGTTAGAAAAAAAAAGTGCCCTCAACCGTCAAACGTAAATATTGAAAATGACCtatccaaaataaaatcctagTCCTTTCTCTGGATGAAGCAGAAAACACTGTCGCAAAAGGCATAACAATTGTTACCAGAAGAATTTGCCATGATTTACTTTATCAGATAAAGCAGTGACACAAGTTTGTAACGTCGTTGTAACATGTTGCTGCGAAGAGTATGAAGTGTCTTACCGCACCCATTCAGCTTCTTCACTGCAGCAAAGATAATATCTGATTTGTTATCTACTGAAGTCGTTTTTCCGACTGCCAGCCTATGGCTTCAGATTAGGGCCTATACACAAATACTTTCAGTATCAATCTTTTTttatggaaaatgggtcatttgtccaaatatttttaaaacacggttctaatggacgagtaaaaatttgtatgggtgaaatggacaaaataaaaaatagcaaggatgaaactggatttattctggcttaaacttaaaaaatagcgaggatgaaactggatgcatcctgtgtaaattaaaaataagaaaaaatatttgaaaatgggaagGATAAAATTGTTCACATCtt
This portion of the Papaver somniferum cultivar HN1 chromosome 11, ASM357369v1, whole genome shotgun sequence genome encodes:
- the LOC113325256 gene encoding glucomannan 4-beta-mannosyltransferase 9-like isoform X1; amino-acid sequence: MDLVSLISEAVFRLTKDGVITQELGVIWRQMREFILIPTLKVAVFLCLTMSVMLFIERLYMGVVILIVKLSGRKPEKRYKWEEMKDDVELGNSNYPMVLVQIPMYNEKEVYQLSIGAACALSWPSDRIIIQVLDDSTDPVIKDLVEIECQMWASKGINIKYEIRRNRNGYKAGALKEGLKHSYVDMCDFVTIFDADFQPDPDFLYKSIPYFVHNPEVGLVQARWKFVNANECLMTRVQEMSLNYHFRVEQEVGSSTYAFFGFNGTAGVWRIAAIREAGGWKDRTTVEDMDLAVRASLKGWKFVYVGAIKVKSELPSTFKAFRYQQHRWSCGPANLFRKMVIEIIRNQRVDLWQKVHVIYSFFLVRKIIAHIVTFSFYCVVIPTCVFFPEVVVPIWGVFYVPTIITVLNAIETPRSIHLVIFWVLFENVMSLHRSKGTLIGILEAGGRVNEWVVTEKLGDTLLKPKDNNKPDIKSSKKSRFSAFRERLHLLELGMGTYILVCACYDAMFGKYWYFVYLFGQTVAFYVMGFGYVGTLIPPS
- the LOC113325256 gene encoding glucomannan 4-beta-mannosyltransferase 9-like isoform X2, giving the protein MDLVSLISEAVFRLTKDGVITQELGVIWRQMREFILIPTLKVAVFLCLTMSVMLFIERLYMGVVILIVKLSGRKPEKRYKWEEMKDDVELGNSNYPMVLVQIPMYNEKEVYQLSIGAACALSWPSDRIIIQVLDDSTDPVIKDLVEIECQMWASKGINIKYEIRRNRNGYKAGALKEGLKHSYVDMCDFVTIFDADFQPDPDFLYKSIPYFVHNPEVGLVQARWKFVNANECLMTRVQEMSLNYHFRVEQEVGSSTYAFFGFNGTAGVWRIAAIREAGGWKDRTTVEDMDLAVRASLKGWKFVYVGAIKRVDLWQKVHVIYSFFLVRKIIAHIVTFSFYCVVIPTCVFFPEVVVPIWGVFYVPTIITVLNAIETPRSIHLVIFWVLFENVMSLHRSKGTLIGILEAGGRVNEWVVTEKLGDTLLKPKDNNKPDIKSSKKSRFSAFRERLHLLELGMGTYILVCACYDAMFGKYWYFVYLFGQTVAFYVMGFGYVGTLIPPS